The Pseudomonas sp. G2-4 genome window below encodes:
- the mltF gene encoding membrane-bound lytic murein transglycosylase MltF, with the protein MFSPTALRPRYAKWLIATGLFLVLGGCVEKPNTLERVKEDGVLRVVTRNSPATYFEDRNGETGFEYELVKRFAEDLGVELKIETADNLDDLFSQIGKPNGPVLAAAGLVSSEQRKKQVRFSHAYLEVTPQVIYRNGQSRPTDAAALAGKKIMVLKGSTHAEQLAQLKQQYPGIEYEESDAVEVVDLLRMVDEGQIDLTLVDSNEVAMNQVYFPNVRVAFDLGDTRSQSWAVGPGEDNSLLNEINSYLDKVQKNGTLQRLKDRYYGHVDVLGYMGATTFAQHLQQRLPKYEQHFKAYAKKEKVDWRLLAAIGYQESLWQPAVTSKTGVRGLMMLTQNTAQAMGVSNRLDPKQSIMGGAKYLAYIKEQLDESIEEPDRTWFALAAYNVGSGHLDDARKLAAKEGLNPNKWLDVKKILPRLSQKQWYSKTRYGYARGGEPVHFVANIRRYYDILTWVTQPQLEGDQVAEGNLHVPGVDKSKPNQETPPL; encoded by the coding sequence ATGTTTTCCCCAACGGCTTTGCGTCCGCGGTACGCCAAATGGCTGATCGCAACCGGACTCTTCCTGGTGCTCGGTGGTTGTGTTGAGAAGCCCAACACACTGGAGCGCGTAAAGGAGGATGGCGTGCTGCGGGTGGTCACCCGAAACAGCCCTGCCACCTACTTTGAGGATCGCAACGGTGAAACCGGCTTCGAATACGAGCTGGTGAAGCGCTTCGCCGAGGATTTGGGGGTGGAGCTGAAAATCGAGACCGCCGACAACCTCGACGACCTGTTCAGCCAGATCGGCAAGCCCAACGGCCCGGTATTGGCGGCTGCCGGCCTGGTCAGCAGCGAGCAGCGCAAGAAACAGGTGCGGTTTTCCCACGCTTACCTGGAAGTCACCCCGCAAGTCATCTACCGCAACGGCCAGTCACGCCCCACCGACGCGGCAGCCCTGGCCGGCAAGAAGATCATGGTGCTCAAGGGCAGCACCCACGCTGAACAGCTGGCGCAGCTGAAACAGCAGTATCCTGGCATTGAATACGAAGAATCCGACGCGGTTGAAGTGGTCGACCTGCTGCGCATGGTCGACGAGGGACAGATTGACTTGACCCTGGTCGACTCCAACGAAGTGGCGATGAACCAAGTGTACTTCCCCAACGTGCGCGTGGCTTTCGACCTGGGCGACACCCGCAGCCAGAGCTGGGCCGTGGGCCCCGGTGAAGACAACAGCCTGCTCAACGAAATCAACAGCTACCTCGACAAGGTCCAGAAGAACGGCACGCTACAACGCCTCAAAGACCGTTATTACGGGCACGTCGATGTCCTCGGCTACATGGGCGCCACCACCTTCGCCCAGCATTTGCAGCAACGGCTGCCCAAATACGAACAACACTTCAAGGCCTACGCCAAGAAAGAGAAGGTCGACTGGCGCCTGCTGGCCGCAATCGGCTATCAGGAATCGCTGTGGCAACCGGCGGTGACGTCCAAGACCGGCGTACGCGGCCTGATGATGCTGACCCAGAACACCGCCCAGGCCATGGGCGTATCCAATCGCCTGGATCCGAAACAGAGCATCATGGGCGGCGCCAAGTACCTGGCCTACATAAAGGAACAACTGGACGAGAGCATCGAGGAGCCGGACCGCACCTGGTTCGCCCTCGCCGCCTACAACGTGGGCAGCGGCCACTTGGACGACGCCCGCAAACTGGCAGCCAAGGAAGGGCTGAACCCGAACAAGTGGCTGGACGTGAAGAAAATCCTGCCGCGCCTGTCCCAGAAACAGTGGTACAGCAAGACCCGCTACGGCTACGCCCGGGGCGGCGAACCGGTGCATTTCGTGGCGAACATCCGTCGCTACTACGACATCCTGACCTGGGTCACGCAGCCGCAGCTCGAAGGGGACCAGGTGGCCGAGGGCAACCTGCACGTGCCGGGTGTCGACAAGAGCAAGCCGAACCAGGAAACACCGCCGCTCTGA
- the pdxJ gene encoding pyridoxine 5'-phosphate synthase, which yields MSTSNRILLGVNIDHVATLRQARGTRYPDPVKAALDAEEAGADGITVHLREDRRHIQERDVLLLKDVLQTRMNFEMGVTEEMMAFAEHIRPAHICLVPETRQELTTEGGLDVAGQEARISLAVERLSKTGAEVSLFIDADERQIAAAKRVGAPAIELHTGRYADAETPTDVADELQRVADGVAFGLAQGLIVNAGHGLHYHNVEAVAAIKGINELNIGHALVAHALFVGFKSAVAEMKALILAAAKS from the coding sequence GTGAGCACCAGCAATCGCATTCTTCTCGGCGTGAACATCGACCATGTTGCCACCCTGCGCCAGGCCCGCGGTACGCGCTACCCGGATCCGGTCAAGGCCGCACTGGACGCCGAAGAGGCGGGCGCCGACGGCATCACCGTGCATTTGCGTGAAGACCGTCGCCACATCCAGGAGCGCGACGTGCTGCTGCTCAAGGATGTGCTGCAAACCCGCATGAACTTCGAAATGGGCGTGACCGAAGAAATGATGGCGTTCGCCGAGCACATTCGCCCGGCGCACATTTGCCTGGTGCCCGAGACACGTCAGGAATTGACCACCGAAGGCGGTCTGGACGTGGCAGGGCAGGAGGCGCGGATCAGCCTGGCGGTGGAGCGGCTATCAAAAACCGGCGCTGAAGTGTCGCTGTTCATCGACGCCGACGAGCGGCAGATCGCAGCCGCCAAGCGTGTCGGCGCGCCGGCCATCGAATTGCACACCGGCCGTTACGCCGATGCCGAAACGCCCACGGACGTGGCCGATGAGTTGCAACGAGTGGCCGATGGCGTCGCCTTCGGCCTGGCCCAGGGCCTGATCGTCAACGCCGGTCATGGCCTGCACTACCATAACGTCGAAGCCGTCGCGGCGATCAAGGGTATCAACGAACTGAACATCGGCCACGCACTGGTAGCCCATGCGTTGTTCGTCGGGTTCAAGTCGGCGGTGGCGGAGATGAAGGCGCTGATTCTGGCTGCCGCGAAGTCCTGA
- the era gene encoding GTPase Era, with protein MTDTTVTRCGYVAIVGRPNVGKSTLLNHILGQKLAITSRKPQTTRHNMLGIKTEGAVQAIYVDTPGMHKGGEKALNRYMNKTASAALKDVDVVIFVVDRTKWTDEDQMVLERVQYVTGPLIVALNKTDRIEDKAELMPHLSWLQEQLPNAQIMPISAQHGHNLEALERVIAGHLPENDHFFPEDQITDRSSRFLAAELVREKIMRQMGAELPYQITVEIEEFKQQGKTLHIHALILVERDGQKKIIIGDKGERIKRIGTEARKDMELLFDSKIMLNLWVKVKGGWSDDERALRSLGYGDL; from the coding sequence ATGACTGATACAACCGTCACCCGCTGCGGCTATGTCGCCATTGTCGGCCGGCCGAACGTGGGCAAGTCCACGCTGCTGAATCACATCCTGGGCCAGAAGCTGGCGATCACCTCGCGCAAGCCCCAGACCACTCGCCACAACATGCTGGGCATCAAGACCGAAGGCGCCGTCCAGGCGATCTACGTCGACACCCCGGGCATGCACAAGGGCGGCGAAAAGGCCCTGAACCGCTACATGAACAAGACCGCTTCGGCGGCGTTGAAAGACGTCGACGTGGTGATCTTCGTGGTCGATCGCACCAAGTGGACCGACGAAGACCAGATGGTCCTCGAGCGCGTCCAGTACGTCACCGGCCCGCTGATCGTGGCACTGAACAAGACCGACCGCATCGAAGACAAGGCAGAACTGATGCCGCACCTGTCCTGGTTGCAGGAACAGTTGCCGAACGCCCAGATCATGCCGATCTCCGCCCAGCATGGTCACAACCTCGAAGCGCTGGAGCGGGTGATTGCCGGACACCTGCCGGAAAATGATCACTTCTTCCCCGAAGACCAGATCACCGACCGCAGCAGCCGTTTCCTCGCCGCGGAACTGGTGCGCGAGAAAATCATGCGCCAGATGGGCGCCGAGCTGCCGTACCAGATCACGGTGGAAATCGAAGAATTCAAGCAGCAGGGCAAGACCCTGCACATCCATGCCTTGATCCTCGTCGAACGTGACGGCCAGAAGAAAATCATCATTGGTGACAAGGGCGAGCGCATCAAGCGCATCGGCACCGAGGCGCGCAAGGACATGGAGCTGCTGTTCGACTCCAAGATCATGCTCAACCTGTGGGTCAAGGTGAAGGGCGGCTGGTCCGATGACGAGCGGGCGTTGCGTTCGTTGGGTTACGGCGACCTCTGA
- the recO gene encoding DNA repair protein RecO, producing MSPTQPIAQPAYVLHSRAYRESSALVDFLTPQGRLRAVLRGARGKAGTLARPFVPLEIEFRGRGELKNVGRMESNGVATWLNGEALFSGLYLNELLIRLLPAEDPHPAVFDHYAATLSALAEGRPLEPLLRSFEWRLLDDLGYGFALNTDLHGEPIAADGLYRLQVDAGLEQVYLLQPGLFNGAELLAMAEADWSAPGALSAAKRLMRQALAVHLGGRPLVSRELFRKP from the coding sequence ATGTCCCCCACCCAACCCATCGCCCAACCCGCCTACGTCCTGCACTCACGCGCCTACCGCGAAAGCAGCGCCCTGGTGGATTTCCTCACGCCACAAGGTCGGCTGCGGGCGGTGTTGCGCGGCGCGCGGGGCAAGGCCGGGACGCTGGCGCGGCCGTTCGTGCCGCTGGAAATCGAGTTCCGCGGTCGGGGCGAGTTGAAGAACGTCGGGCGCATGGAAAGCAACGGCGTGGCGACCTGGCTCAACGGCGAGGCGCTGTTCAGCGGCTTGTACCTCAATGAGTTGCTGATCCGCCTGCTGCCCGCCGAAGATCCCCATCCCGCCGTCTTCGATCACTACGCCGCCACGCTGTCGGCCCTGGCCGAAGGCCGTCCGCTGGAGCCGCTGCTGCGTTCATTCGAATGGCGACTGCTGGATGACCTCGGCTACGGTTTCGCCCTGAACACTGACCTGCACGGCGAGCCCATCGCGGCAGACGGTCTGTACCGCTTGCAGGTGGATGCCGGCCTGGAGCAGGTCTACCTGCTGCAACCCGGGTTGTTCAACGGCGCCGAACTGCTGGCCATGGCCGAGGCCGACTGGAGTGCGCCGGGCGCGCTGTCGGCAGCCAAGCGCCTGATGCGCCAAGCCCTGGCGGTTCATCTGGGTGGTCGACCGCTGGTCAGCCGCGAGCTGTTTCGCAAGCCCTGA
- the lepB gene encoding signal peptidase I, which produces MSLNFPLLLVIAVFVCGLLALLDLLFLAPRRRAAIASYQGSVSQPDGVVVEKLNKEPLLVEYGKSFFPVLFIVLVLRSFLVEPFQIPSGSMKPTLDVGDFILVNKFSYGIRLPVIDKKVIEVGDPQRGDVMVFRFPSDPNVNYIKRVVGLPGDTIRYTADKRLFVNGESVAEQLIGSEPGTLGSAELYQEKLGEAEHLIRKEMSRYRATPDRSWTVPAGHYFMMGDNRDNSNDSRYWDDPNIPKDMLGMVPDRNIVGKAFAVWMSWPEPKLSHLPNFSRVGLIK; this is translated from the coding sequence ATGTCGCTAAATTTCCCGCTGTTGCTGGTTATCGCCGTGTTCGTCTGCGGTCTGTTGGCGTTGCTTGATCTGCTGTTCCTGGCGCCTCGGCGCCGGGCTGCCATCGCCTCCTATCAGGGCAGCGTCAGCCAGCCTGATGGTGTGGTGGTCGAAAAGCTCAACAAGGAACCGCTGCTGGTCGAGTACGGCAAGTCGTTCTTCCCGGTGCTGTTCATCGTGCTGGTGCTGCGCTCGTTCCTGGTGGAACCCTTCCAGATCCCGTCCGGCTCGATGAAGCCGACCCTGGACGTGGGCGATTTCATCCTGGTGAACAAGTTCTCCTACGGGATCCGCCTGCCGGTGATCGACAAAAAGGTCATCGAGGTCGGTGACCCGCAACGCGGCGATGTCATGGTGTTCCGCTTCCCGAGCGACCCGAACGTCAACTACATCAAGCGTGTGGTCGGCCTGCCGGGCGACACGATCCGCTACACCGCCGACAAGCGCCTGTTCGTCAATGGCGAATCGGTGGCCGAACAGCTGATCGGCTCCGAGCCGGGCACGCTGGGCAGCGCTGAGCTCTACCAGGAAAAACTCGGCGAAGCCGAGCATTTGATCCGCAAGGAAATGAGCCGCTACCGCGCTACGCCGGACCGTTCTTGGACCGTGCCGGCCGGGCACTATTTCATGATGGGCGACAACCGCGACAACTCCAACGACAGCCGTTACTGGGATGATCCAAACATTCCCAAGGACATGCTGGGCATGGTCCCCGACCGGAATATCGTCGGCAAGGCCTTCGCGGTCTGGATGAGCTGGCCGGAACCCAAACTCAGTCACCTGCCGAATTTCTCGCGGGTTGGCCTGATCAAGTAA
- the rnc gene encoding ribonuclease III, protein MSVSLSRLERQLGYTFKDQELMVLALTHRSFAGRNNERLEFLGDAILNFVAGEALFERFPLAREGQLSRLRARLVKGETLAVLARGFDLGEYLRLGSGELKSGGFRRESILADALEALIGAIYLDAGMEMARERVLAWLTSEIDSLTLVDTNKDPKTRLQEFLQSRSCDLPRYEVVDIQGEPHCRTFFVECEVVLLNEKSRGQGVSRRIAEQVAAAAALIALGVENGND, encoded by the coding sequence GTGAGCGTTTCTCTTAGCCGTCTCGAGCGTCAGCTCGGCTACACCTTCAAGGACCAGGAACTGATGGTCCTGGCCCTCACTCACCGCAGTTTTGCCGGGCGCAACAACGAACGCCTGGAATTCCTCGGTGATGCCATCCTCAACTTCGTGGCCGGCGAGGCGCTGTTCGAGCGTTTCCCGTTGGCCCGCGAAGGCCAGTTGTCGCGTCTGCGCGCGCGATTGGTAAAAGGTGAGACCCTGGCTGTATTGGCCCGTGGTTTCGATTTGGGCGAATACCTGCGCCTGGGCTCCGGTGAATTGAAGAGCGGCGGTTTCCGGCGCGAGTCGATTCTGGCCGACGCCCTGGAAGCCTTGATTGGCGCGATCTACCTGGACGCCGGCATGGAGATGGCGCGCGAGCGCGTGCTGGCCTGGTTGACCTCCGAGATCGACAGCCTGACGCTGGTGGACACCAACAAGGATCCGAAAACCCGTTTGCAGGAATTCCTGCAATCACGCAGTTGCGATCTGCCACGCTACGAAGTCGTGGATATCCAGGGCGAGCCGCATTGCCGAACCTTCTTCGTCGAATGCGAAGTGGTCTTATTGAATGAGAAAAGCCGGGGCCAGGGTGTGAGTCGTCGTATTGCCGAACAGGTAGCGGCCGCCGCAGCACTGATTGCCTTGGGCGTGGAGAATGGCAATGACTGA